CGAGCAATGACGATCACATCGACGTCTGCGATGGCGTCAAGGTCTTGCACCGCCTCGGTGACTGCAGCGACCGCCTGCGCTCCTTGCACCGCTACCTCGCGCACTTCAAAGGGGATGCCTGGCCAGCGATCCGCAACATTGACCAGCACGTCATGCATGGCTGCGCTGTTGCGCCCACACACCAGGCCGATACGACGGGGCAGGAAAGGCAAGGGCTTCTTGCGCTCAGGGGAGAAGACGCCTTCGGCCGCAAGGAGTGCGCGCAGACGTTCGAGTTGTTCAAGCAGAGTGCCAAGGCCGACAGGGCGGATCTCTTTGGCGCGGAACTGCAGACTGCCTCGCCCTGTCCAGTACTCCGGTTTGGCGTGGACCAGGATTCGCTGGCCTTGTTCCAGAGGCGGAGTAACCCCGCCAATCAGCGCGGCGTCAGCCACGACCGTAAGTGACATATCAACGTCTGGATCGCGCAGAACCAAGTAGATGTTGCGTGCTCCGGGTCGAGGGCGCAGCTCGGCGATCTGGCCATCAATCCACACGCCGCCGAGTCGACCTATCCACTCGCCAACCATCCGCGAGACTGTCCGGACCGGAGCTGGCTGCTCTGGGGAGGATTCGAAGGCCATTGCCGCAGCGTATGCGCCCATCAGCAGCGAATGTGTACCCAGCAGCGGACACACCTACGATGGGAGCATGTCAAGCCAAAAGCGGGTCCTGCTGGCTGCGCCGCGAGGCTATTGCGCAGGCGTAGACCGCGCAGTGACCACGGTCGAAAATGCGCTGCACACCTATGGTGCGCCGGTCTATGTCCGTAAAGAGATCGTGCACAACCAATACGTCGTCCAGTCTCTGCGTGATCGCGGCGCCATTTTTGTTGAAGAACTCGATGAGGTGCCTGAGGGTGGCACAGTGGTGTTCTCCGCGCACGGGGTTGCCCCCACGGTGCACGTGGATGCAGCAGAACGCGGTTTGAAGGCAATCGATGCGACCTGTCCCTTGGTCACCAAGGTTCATGCCGAGGCACGCCGCTTTGCTGCCGAAGGATACGAGATTCTCTTGATCGGTCATGAAGGTCATGAAGAGGTTGTCGGCACAACGGGCGAAGCGCCCGAGGTGATCACGCTGGTCCAGGACCCTGCTGCTGCGGCCAGTATTGAAGTATCCAAGCCAGACAAATTGATCTGGCTTTCGCAGACGACTCTGTCAGTTGACGAGACTCTCGAGACTGTTGGAGTTCTGCAATCGCGTTTTCCCGGTTTGGAGAGTCCGCCCAGCGACGACATCTGTTATGCGACGCAGAACCGCCAAGCCGCAGTGAAAGCGATATCGCCGGACTGCGATGTTGTCATCGTGGTTGGTTCGGGTAACTCATCGAATTCCGTGCGCTTGGTTGAAGTTGCTCTCGAGGCAGGTGCGAACGCGTCGTACCGCGTTGATGGGGCTCATGAGCTTCTGCCCGAGTGGTTCAACGATGTAGCTGTTGTGGGCTTGACCAGTGGAGCGTCAGTGCCCGAGATCTTGGTGCGCGATGTGCTGAGTTGGCTCGCTGAGCGCGGGTTCAACGATGTCGAGGAAGTGACCACCACGGTCGAGAAGCTGGTGTTCGCGCTGCCGCCAGAGCTGCGCCGCGACATGAAGGCTGTTCAGTCTTAACGACGTGAACGAACGACAGCAATAGCCAGGCAAACCAAGGTAGTGCCGATTACCCAGAACCAGTTGTCGGCCAAGGTGAAGAAGCTGTTATTGACCCAGGCAAGAACCGCGCCGCCCGCGCGACTCTGACCGAGTTGCCCGACAGTGATCGCTGCGATACCGAAGGCAATTGGTGGGGCGATCACACTCACAGTGACTTCACTTGCGCGAACGCGCACTGCGCAGTAGATCGAACTCAGCAAGAACCCAACACCGGTGATCCAGCCCAGACCTGCGCCACTGACTATGGAATCAATCAGGCCAGCGATCAGGGTTGCTCCGATGACGATGACATAGACAGCAGAAGGAGTCAGCCCTGGTTCTTGGCGTTGGCGTTGAGCCATTTCAGCCAGCTCCTCTGGTATCTGGCCTGGAGATGCGACGATGACCGGCGCAGCCCTTGGTGCAATCGGATCAGCTTCAGCGGCAACAGCGACCGGCGACTCGGACTGCAGGGTCATGGTGCGCAGTTGGGCGGCCTCAGACGCACTCAGGGCGACCAAGGTGTCGGAATCGGCAGCTGCGCCTCTGCTGCGAAACAAGCGTCCGGTG
This window of the Actinomycetota bacterium genome carries:
- the xseA gene encoding exodeoxyribonuclease VII large subunit; translation: MAFESSPEQPAPVRTVSRMVGEWIGRLGGVWIDGQIAELRPRPGARNIYLVLRDPDVDMSLTVVADAALIGGVTPPLEQGQRILVHAKPEYWTGRGSLQFRAKEIRPVGLGTLLEQLERLRALLAAEGVFSPERKKPLPFLPRRIGLVCGRNSAAMHDVLVNVADRWPGIPFEVREVAVQGAQAVAAVTEAVQDLDAIADVDVIVIARGGGSVEDLLPFSNESLVRAVAACITPVVSAIGHEQDAPLLDLVADFRASTPTDAAKRIVPSWQEQFGIVSALQARSSSVLRTRLDRESSLAEDLLRRVRTRVANQIESAGRDVEHLAARVRALSPAATLDRGYAIVTSARIEIIRDANEVTAGQELRIRVAKGSFNVEVRQTPAEES
- a CDS encoding 4-hydroxy-3-methylbut-2-enyl diphosphate reductase, translated to MSSQKRVLLAAPRGYCAGVDRAVTTVENALHTYGAPVYVRKEIVHNQYVVQSLRDRGAIFVEELDEVPEGGTVVFSAHGVAPTVHVDAAERGLKAIDATCPLVTKVHAEARRFAAEGYEILLIGHEGHEEVVGTTGEAPEVITLVQDPAAAASIEVSKPDKLIWLSQTTLSVDETLETVGVLQSRFPGLESPPSDDICYATQNRQAAVKAISPDCDVVIVVGSGNSSNSVRLVEVALEAGANASYRVDGAHELLPEWFNDVAVVGLTSGASVPEILVRDVLSWLAERGFNDVEEVTTTVEKLVFALPPELRRDMKAVQS